The Bernardetia litoralis DSM 6794 genome includes a window with the following:
- the galE gene encoding UDP-glucose 4-epimerase GalE has translation MQKKIIITGGCGYIGSHTVVECLENYTKENGYEQDYEIISIDNHLNSSSSVIENIENLTDKKVKNYDTDLCDYDKTKEIFEKEADSNSEIIGIIHFAALKSVPDSVADPVFYYQNNLNSLLNILKLSKEYTVKNFIFSSSCSVYGNTTDLPVSENTAFGNAESPYAYTKQVGERMIIDFAKTSKHQKFVLLRYFNPAGAHISAQIGEDPKNPPTSLVPIITLTAAGKRDKMHVHGSDYATRDGSCIRDYIHVSDIAIAHRLAIDYLVKNEDNDKQVEIFNLGTGNGVTVLEAIKAFEKVSNTTLNYELGGRREGDVVEIYADNQKAKTLLGWIPKFGIEEMMLSAWKWQQKIL, from the coding sequence ATGCAAAAGAAAATAATTATTACAGGAGGTTGTGGCTATATTGGTTCGCATACTGTTGTGGAATGTTTGGAAAATTATACAAAAGAAAATGGTTACGAACAGGATTATGAAATTATTTCTATCGATAATCATTTGAACTCTTCTTCTTCTGTCATTGAAAATATTGAAAATTTGACAGACAAAAAAGTAAAGAATTATGATACAGATTTGTGTGATTATGACAAAACAAAAGAAATATTTGAAAAAGAGGCAGATTCTAATTCTGAAATAATAGGAATTATTCATTTTGCAGCCCTAAAATCTGTTCCTGATTCGGTGGCTGACCCTGTTTTTTATTATCAAAATAATCTAAATTCATTACTTAATATTCTAAAATTGAGTAAAGAATATACTGTCAAAAATTTTATATTTTCTTCTTCTTGTTCTGTTTATGGAAACACAACCGATTTGCCCGTTTCTGAAAATACAGCTTTTGGAAATGCAGAATCGCCTTATGCTTATACCAAACAAGTAGGCGAACGCATGATTATTGACTTTGCCAAAACATCAAAGCACCAAAAATTTGTTTTGCTCCGATATTTTAATCCAGCAGGAGCGCATATTTCGGCACAAATTGGCGAAGACCCAAAAAATCCACCGACTTCACTTGTTCCGATTATTACACTTACGGCAGCAGGAAAAAGAGACAAAATGCACGTTCATGGAAGTGACTATGCTACTCGTGATGGCTCTTGTATTCGTGATTATATTCATGTTTCAGATATTGCAATTGCTCACCGTTTGGCTATTGATTATTTAGTGAAAAATGAAGATAACGATAAGCAAGTAGAAATTTTTAATCTCGGAACTGGAAATGGTGTAACTGTTTTGGAAGCCATTAAAGCCTTTGAAAAAGTAAGTAATACTACTCTTAATTATGAACTGGGAGGAAGAAGAGAAGGCGATGTAGTAGAAATTTATGCTGATAATCAAAAAGCAAAAACACTTTTAGGTTGGATTCCCAAATTTGGAATAGAAGAAATGATGCTTTCAGCTTGGAAATGGCAACAGAAAATTTTGTAA
- the metG gene encoding methionine--tRNA ligase codes for MSTSIKTSQDFKRTTVTAALPYANGGLHIGHIAGAYLPADTYVRYLRMKNHDVVFVSGSDEHGAAITLRAKKEGITPKEIIDKYDTLLKNSFKDFGIEFDIYHRTSSDLHKETAQEFFTTLYNKDVFRKQTNEQFYDEKFEQFLADRYIVGTCPNCQNDNAYGDQCEKCGSTLSPTELINPKSALSGEKPVLKSTSHWFLPLQNYDTWLREWILESKKEEWRAGVYGQCKSWIEQGLHERSMTRDLDWGVPVPLPDADGKVLYVWLDAPIGYVSATKQWAKNQEKEGKGNQEDWKKYWLKQENKADDSRLIHFIGKDNIVFHCLIFPIILKAHGDYILPENVPANNFLNLEGDKISTSREWAVWLNEYVEEFPTKKDELRYVLTSIAPETKDSEFTWATFQSRINNELVDTLGNFVNRTVVLINKYYDGIVPNIDLSIATDLTDFDKETLEGIKTQTEKVSQNLETFNFRDGLFEVMELARIGNKYLATTEPWKLQKTEPQRVEQIMKISAELTANLAILMRPFLPTTSDKIAQMLNITDELKWNVAGNLELVSGKINKAILLFEKIEDELVESQVKKLGDNKARKLKELKEQKEESAEINPIAEIQPEIQFEDFSKIDIRVATIKNAEPVKKADKLLKITLEVGEQEVTVASGIAEHFSPEEIIGKQVCWLANLAPRKMRGIVSQGMILLAENEKGKLVFVSPEKMVNTGAQVK; via the coding sequence ATGTCAACTTCTATAAAAACATCACAAGACTTCAAAAGAACTACCGTTACGGCTGCTCTTCCTTATGCCAATGGTGGGCTTCATATCGGGCATATTGCAGGCGCATATTTGCCAGCAGATACTTATGTGCGTTATCTCCGAATGAAAAATCATGATGTTGTTTTTGTTTCAGGAAGTGACGAACACGGTGCAGCAATCACACTCAGAGCAAAAAAAGAAGGAATTACACCAAAAGAAATTATTGATAAATATGATACACTTCTCAAAAATTCTTTTAAAGATTTTGGGATAGAATTTGATATTTATCACCGTACATCTTCAGATTTACACAAAGAAACTGCACAAGAATTTTTTACAACTTTATACAATAAAGATGTTTTTAGAAAGCAAACAAATGAGCAGTTTTATGATGAAAAATTTGAGCAGTTTTTGGCTGATAGATATATCGTAGGAACATGTCCAAATTGTCAGAATGATAATGCGTATGGCGACCAATGCGAAAAATGTGGTTCTACATTGAGTCCAACGGAATTAATTAATCCAAAATCAGCATTAAGTGGAGAAAAACCTGTTCTAAAAAGTACTTCTCATTGGTTTTTACCCTTGCAAAATTATGATACTTGGCTCAGAGAATGGATTTTGGAATCTAAAAAAGAAGAATGGCGTGCAGGTGTTTATGGGCAATGCAAATCGTGGATAGAGCAAGGTTTGCATGAGCGTTCGATGACTAGAGATTTGGATTGGGGCGTTCCTGTTCCTCTTCCAGATGCTGATGGAAAAGTGCTTTATGTTTGGCTTGATGCACCCATTGGTTATGTTTCGGCTACCAAACAGTGGGCAAAAAATCAAGAAAAGGAAGGAAAAGGAAATCAAGAAGATTGGAAAAAATATTGGTTAAAACAAGAAAATAAAGCTGATGATTCTCGCCTTATTCATTTTATTGGAAAAGATAATATTGTGTTTCACTGTTTGATTTTTCCTATTATTTTGAAAGCACATGGAGATTATATTTTGCCTGAAAATGTACCTGCAAATAATTTCTTAAACTTGGAAGGAGACAAAATTTCTACTTCAAGAGAATGGGCTGTTTGGCTCAACGAATATGTGGAAGAATTTCCTACCAAAAAAGATGAATTGCGTTATGTTTTGACTTCTATTGCACCAGAAACAAAAGATAGTGAGTTTACATGGGCTACTTTTCAATCAAGAATCAATAATGAATTAGTGGATACACTAGGAAATTTTGTAAATCGTACTGTTGTTTTGATTAATAAATATTATGATGGAATTGTTCCAAATATAGATTTATCAATAGCCACTGATTTAACTGATTTTGATAAAGAAACTTTGGAAGGAATCAAGACACAAACTGAAAAGGTAAGTCAGAATTTAGAAACTTTCAATTTTAGAGATGGTTTGTTTGAAGTAATGGAATTGGCACGAATTGGAAATAAATATCTTGCCACAACAGAGCCTTGGAAACTCCAAAAAACAGAGCCTCAACGAGTAGAACAAATTATGAAAATTAGTGCAGAACTTACGGCTAATTTGGCTATTTTGATGCGTCCATTTTTACCTACTACTTCTGATAAAATTGCTCAAATGTTGAATATTACAGATGAATTGAAGTGGAACGTAGCAGGAAACCTTGAGCTAGTTTCAGGAAAAATAAATAAAGCAATTTTACTTTTTGAAAAAATTGAAGATGAGCTTGTAGAATCTCAAGTAAAAAAATTAGGAGATAATAAGGCAAGAAAATTGAAGGAATTAAAAGAACAGAAAGAAGAAAGTGCTGAAATAAATCCGATTGCAGAAATTCAACCAGAAATTCAGTTTGAAGATTTTTCTAAAATTGATATTCGTGTAGCTACTATAAAAAATGCAGAACCTGTCAAGAAAGCTGACAAACTTCTCAAAATTACTTTAGAAGTAGGCGAGCAAGAAGTAACAGTCGCTAGTGGAATTGCAGAGCATTTTTCTCCTGAAGAAATTATTGGAAAACAAGTGTGTTGGCTTGCCAATCTTGCACCACGAAAAATGAGAGGAATTGTTTCTCAAGGAATGATTCTTTTAGCTGAAAATGAAAAAGGAAAATTGGTATTTGTGAGTCCTGAAAAAATGGTTAATACAGGAGCGCAAGTCAAATAA
- a CDS encoding DUF4291 domain-containing protein — translation MSNINNYKTIRATFNKDTIIVYQAFNDKIADEAVKLQKFGNEFSFRRMTWIKPSFLWMMERSNWANKVNQNRILEIHLKRDFWNKCLELAVDTDASKSNKNIKDAQILVQWDPERTLRGAKLNIRSIQIGVSRNMINEYNENIERIVDLTEKAKKMYLLNTNGKFDKSTQLLPKTKEYKIV, via the coding sequence ATGTCTAATATCAATAACTACAAAACAATTCGTGCTACTTTTAATAAAGATACAATCATTGTTTATCAAGCCTTTAATGATAAAATTGCTGATGAAGCAGTCAAACTCCAAAAATTTGGAAATGAATTTTCCTTTCGCAGAATGACTTGGATAAAGCCTTCTTTTTTGTGGATGATGGAACGCAGCAACTGGGCAAATAAAGTCAATCAAAATAGAATATTAGAAATTCATCTGAAGAGAGATTTTTGGAATAAATGTCTTGAATTAGCTGTAGATACAGATGCTAGTAAATCAAATAAAAATATAAAAGATGCTCAAATTTTGGTACAATGGGATCCAGAACGCACATTGCGAGGAGCAAAATTAAATATTCGTAGTATTCAAATTGGAGTAAGTCGTAATATGATAAATGAATACAATGAAAATATTGAAAGAATTGTTGATTTAACAGAAAAAGCCAAAAAAATGTACCTCTTAAATACCAATGGAAAATTTGATAAATCAACTCAACTATTACCCAAAACAAAAGAATATAAAATTGTTTAA